Proteins encoded in a region of the Montipora foliosa isolate CH-2021 unplaced genomic scaffold, ASM3666993v2 scaffold_423, whole genome shotgun sequence genome:
- the LOC137988607 gene encoding uncharacterized protein → MPRDNETASKRALLRNLARIYDPLGLVAPLTVQGKFIYRDACNAKFAWDARLPQQLASQRTRWNTGLPAEVMVARALTCSAQEQIEEIELHAFGDSSKNGVCATVHAVVRQPSDVNQGLVTAEARLAKQAVGACVYAHGSEPYY, encoded by the coding sequence ATGCCTCGAGACAATGAAACCGCgtccaaaagagctttgttgcGTAATCTAGCAAGGATCTACGATCCCCTTGGTCTTGTGGCGCCCTTAACTGTCCAAGGAAAGTTCATCTACAGAGATGCCTGCAACGCGAAATTCGCCTGGGATGCACGGCTACCCCAACAGCTAGCGAGCCAGCGGACACGATGGAATACAGGGTTACCAGCTGAGGTCATGGTAGCAAGGGCCTTAACCTGCAGTGCGCAAGAGCAGATAGAAGAAATAGAGCTTCATGCCTTCGGAGATTCAAGTAAGAATGGAGTGTGTGCAACAGTACATGCAGTTGTGAGACAGCCATCAGATGTGAACCAGGGATTGGTGACTGCTGAAGCCCGACTTGCGAAGCAAGCAGTTGGAGCTTGTGTCTACGCACATGGCAGCGAACCTTATTACTAA
- the LOC137988611 gene encoding craniofacial development protein 2-like — translation MTTTGESRKGAHSPNNSLANSKTKVKMGCWNVRTMFSVGKKAQITAEMTRYGIGILGISECRWSGFGRLKAQTGETIIYSGRDDDVHQSGVAIIMSKKVAQCRDSWRPISDRIIEARFFSRFIKTTVIQVYAATNEADDEVKDDFYEQLQKIVDEVLRHDMLLVIGDWNAKVGEQQLGEEGIVGKFGMIGERSDNGERFVSFCEMNNLAIASTMFPHKEIHRHTWTSPSGQYHNQIDHMATGGRGRSNARERSREKVEKDQRHCETAKDVLGYRTRKNKSWISPESWKRVEERKQLEQKLAGTRSERLKARLQQEYRKKDLEERKSLRKDKREWANNIAQEAEDSAKCGQMKGVYDATRRL, via the exons ATGACGACAACGGGTGAAAGCCGAAAGGGAGCCCATTCTCCGAACAACTCGTTGGCAAACTCCAAAACTAAAGTTAAGATGGGATGTTGGAATGTGAGAACTATGTTCTCGGTAGGAAAAAAAGCCCAGATTACAGCTGAGATGACGCGTTATGGCATTGGTATATTAGGGATAAGTGAATGCAGGTGGTCAGGATTTGGGCGGTTGAAAGCACAAACAGGTGAAACCATCATATACTCGGGCAGGGACGACGATGTACATCAGAGTGGGGTCGCAATAATCATGTCCAAGAAAGTCGCCCAATGTCGAGACAGTTGGAGACCGATAAGTGACCGCATCATAGAAGCTCGCTTCTTCTCGCGCTTCATCAAGACAACAGTTATCCAGGTTTATGCCGCAACCAATGAGGCAGACGACGAGGTGAAAGACGACTTCTATGAACAGTTACAAAAGATCGTGGACGAGGTGCTGAGGCACGATATGCTCTTGGTCATAGGCGACTGGAATGCTAAAGTGGGTGAGCAACAACTTGGAGAGGAAGGCATTGTAGGAAAGTTTGGTATGATAGGGGAAAGAAGCGACAACGGGGAGCGCTTTGTGTCTTTCTGTGAAATGAACAATCTTGCTATTGCATCAACTATGTTCCCACATAAAGAAATACACAGACACACGTGGACTTCACCAAGTGGCCAATACCACAACCAGATCGATCATATGGCC ACAGGAGGACGAGGGCGAAGTAATGCGCGAGAACGTAGTagagaaaaagtggaaaaagatCAAAGACACTGCGAGACAGCCAAGGATGTGCTAGGCTACagaacaaggaaaaataagAGCTGGATCAGTCCAGAAAGCTGGAAGAGAGTTGAAGAAAGGAAGCAGTTAGAGCAAAAGTTAGCTGGCACAAGGTCGGAGCGACTAAAGGCAAGGCTGCAACAGGAATACAGGAAGAAAGATCTAGAAGAGAGGAAAAGTTTGAGAAAGGACAAGAGAGAGTGGGCTAACAATATAGCGCAAGAGGCAGAGGATTCTGCTAAGTGTGGGCAGATGAAAGGTGTGTACGATGCTACAAGAAGGCTGTGA
- the LOC137988609 gene encoding uncharacterized protein, translated as MSKLQAVHTVKESIVERKFTEGESEEEVNTWTKEFEGFLKEADERALTLRQLVEKMEEEKHLADKMESDKKENALTKAKHEEPMSQESELLDQQLKFQKAAEGSQQEQNAKKIVSAKLPKLTITRFDGSYENWLPFINKFEVEIDKTDSPPVTKFAYLKELLDPKVRADIDGLPLTIEGYERAKNIIKEEYGKISEIINTHVNNILELPTVTNAEPKQVNDFYKTLLFNVQSLETLGKIERVNGMTSVLDKLKEIKADLVRGQENWQDWDLPRLTQALKEWRDVNPATEDSTVPHKTIPPKRPNNKFRLYYADNKIQRQCVYCQDTSHVSRDCSRVSVRGLFRRTLFIDESPLEGRGKQY; from the exons ATGTCAAAACTGCAAGCTGTTCACACCGTGAAAGAATCTATTGTCGAGCGGAAATTCACAGAAGGTGAATCAGAGGAGGAGGTCAATACTTGGACGAAGGAGTTTGAGGGATTTCTTAAAGAAGCAGACGAAAGGGCCTTAACGCTAAGACAGCTGGtggaaaaaatggaagaagaaAAGCATCTGGCGGACAAGATGGAATCCGATAAAAAGGAAAATGCGCTCACAAAGGCCAAACACGAGGAGCCGATGAGTCAAGAAAGTGAGTTGTTGGATCAGCAGCTGAAGTTCCAAAAGGCCGCAGAAGGCAGTCAGCAGGAACAAAACGCGAAGAAAATCGTATCTGCAAAACTGCCGAAGCTTACTATTACAAGGTTCGACGGATCGTACGAGAATTGGCTGCCGTTCATCAACAAATTCGAAGTTGAGATCGATAAAACGGATTCGCCGCCTGTTACAAAATTCGCCTATTTGAAAGAGCTACTGGATCCCAAGGTCAGGGCAGACATTGACGGATTACCGCTGACCATAGAAGGTTATGAAAGAGCAAAAAACATAATCAAAGAAGAGTATGGCAAAATCAGCGAAATTATCAACACCCACGTAAACAACATTCTTGAGCTCCCCACTGTGACAAACGCCGAACCTAAGCAAGTGAATGATTTCTACAAAACGTTACTGTTCAACGTCCAGTCGCTGGAAACCCTTGGGAAAATCGAGAGAGTAAACGGAATGACAAGTGTGCTGGATAAACTGAAAGAAATCAAAGCTGATCTGGTTAGAGGACAAGAAAACTGGCAGGACTGGGATTTACCTCGGCTAACACAAGCCCTAAAAGAATGGAGAGACGTAAATCCAGCGACTGAAGATAGTACCGTCCCACACAAGACTATACCTCCTAAGCGCCCTAACAACAAATTTCGCCTGTACTATGCAGACAACAAAATCCAGCGCCAGTGTGTTTATTGTCAAGACACCAGTCACGTCTCGCGGGATTGCTCGCGCGTATCTGTTagag ggCTTTTTAGaaggacattgttcattgatgaatctccttTAGAGGGCAGGGGGAAACAATATTAA
- the LOC137988608 gene encoding uncharacterized protein, with the protein MTDHDPKPHLPVYVILGASDYAAINCKTSERPRVGLPGKAVAEKTKLGWTIMSPGTEIDHTNMLLTQTSHVDYEELCLMDVLGFEDTPEHDQRAVYAEFREQLVRHPEGWYEMSLPWKGNHPPLPNNKTVSLQRLSNLQNKLQRLGVTGSYAEIIEDQTSEGIVEVASDPPQGKEFYIPHKPVKKEERDAIRFHWQTSQRFEIEVLRFTPALFGLVPSPFLLGEVIECHLETWERRMPELVAELRKRLYVDDLISWKPTLREARELKEGAISIFADAKFYLHKWHSNVAELEEP; encoded by the coding sequence ATGACGGATCATGACCCAAAACCACATCTCCCAGTGTATGTGATATTAGGTGCTAGTGATTACGCAGCGATCAATTGCAAGACGTCCGAGAGGCCTCGCGTTGGGCTTCCTGGGAAAGCAGTCGCTGAGAAGACTAAGCTGGGGTGGACTATTATGTCACCGGGAACTGAGATTGACCACACAAATATGCTACTGACCCAAACAAGTCATGTTGATTATGAAGAGCTATGCCTAATGGATGTCTTAGGGTTTGAGGACACCCCAGAACATGATCAGCGCGCAGTCTACGCAGAGTTTCGAGAGCAGTTGGTCCGGCACCCAGAAGGCTGGTATGAAATGTCGCTGCCGTGGAAGGGTAACCATCCACCATTACCGAACAATAAAACAGTGAGTTTACAAAGACTAAGCAACCTCCAGAACAAACTTCAACGCTTGGGTGTGACCGGGAGCTATGCAGAGATTATTGAAGACCAGACGTCCGAGGGAATAGTAGAGGTCGCAAGTGATCCACCGCAAGGCAAGGAATTTTACATACCACATAAGCCAGTcaagaaagaagagagagatGCTATCAGGTTTCATTGGCAGACCAGCCAACGTTTTGAAATAGAAGTGTTGAGATTTACACCGGCGCTGTTTGGTCTTGTGCCATCTCCCTTTCTCCTTGGGGAAGTGATTGAGTGCCATCTGGAAACCTGGGAAAGACGCATGCCAGAACTGGTTGCTGAACTGCGTAAACGCCTGTACGTCGATGACTTAATCAGCTGGAAACCAACTTTGCGAGAAGCGAGGGAACTTAAAGAGGGAGCTATTTCAATCTTCGCGGACGCCAAGTTCTATTTACACAAGTGGCACTCGAATGTCGCCGAATTAGAAGAACCTTAA
- the LOC137988610 gene encoding uncharacterized protein, protein MTKTDEKKLDAFLHKSLRRMFKMYWPMRVTNEEIRARAGLETISKQVARRRWTWLGHVLRMDHCSHPRIALTWVPEGKRKRGGPPESWRSTIERDMKENGLGTWAAAASAAEDRTAWRQRAYSPILHLENG, encoded by the coding sequence ATGACCAAAACAGATGAGAAAAAACTGGATGCATTCTTACATAAAAGCCTTCGTCGGATGTTTAAGATGTACTGGCCAATGCGGGTAACAAACGAGGAGATTAGAGCAAGAGCAGGATTGGAGACAATAAGTAAGCAAGTGGCAAGGAGGAGATGGACGTGGTTGGGCCATGTCCTCAGAATGGACCATTGCTCACATCCACGAATTGCTCTAACATGGGTGCCTGAAGGCAAACGGAAAAGGGGTGGACCGCCTGAGTCTTGGAGAAGCACTATCGAAAGAGACATGAAAGAGAACGGTTTAGGAACATGGGCAGCAGCAGCATCGGCTGCGGAGGACAGAACAGCCTGGAGGCAGAGAGCCTACAGCCCAATTCTCCACTTGGAGAACGGATAA
- the LOC137988606 gene encoding uncharacterized protein, whose amino-acid sequence MARIGEHYWVPRLRRLAKRVIKGCRRFQVKATERPPPGNLPLDRTEGSRPFQVVGVDFAGPIKYRVTQKKEGKAYIILYACSLTPALYLELSKSMEASEFLRNLKRLVARKGRPEKIYSDNAKTFIATASWLQQVQKDERAQHYLSTENIKWQFNLNRAPWWGGPFERLVGLMKRALNKTIGSGRLSCNELEDVLLHVEVTFNNRPLDYVEDDVQLPLITPNRMQFIGTTVLPEREPHRELRDLRKQAKYLKRCKDDTWKCGTKSTSEDFESDIT is encoded by the coding sequence ATGGCGCGCATCGGAGAGCATTATTGGGTTCCCAGGCTCAGACGTCTAGCAAAAAGGGTGATAAAGGGATGTCGTCGCTTCCAAGTCAAAGCCACTGAAAGGCCACCACCTGGAAACCTCCCTCTTGATAGAACCGAAGGGAGTCGCCCTTTTCAAGTAGTAGGAGTAGACTTTGCTGGACCCATCAAGTACCGTGTCACTCAGAAGAAAGAAGGGAAGGCATACATAATCCTCTACGCATGCAGCCTCACGCCAGCCCTCTACTTGGAACTCAGCAAGAGCATGGAGGCGAGTGAATTTCTGAGAAATCTGAAACGCCTAGTAGCTAGAAAAGGGAGGCCGGAGAAAATCTACTCGGATAACGCCAAAACATTCATCGCCACAGCAAGCTGGTTACAGCAAGTCCAGAAAGATGAACGGGCTCAACATTACCTGTCGACTGAAAACATCAAGTGGCAATTCAATTTGAACCGCGCCCCATGGTGGGGCGGTCCGTTTGAACGGTTGGTTGGCTTGATGAAGCGGGCTCTAAACAAAACCATTGGAAGTGGTCGCCTTAGCTGTAATGAACTTGAAGACGTACTTCTACACGTTGAGGTGACTTTCAACAACCGCCCCTTAGATTACGTGGAGGATGACGTTCAACTACCATTGATCACGCCCAACAGAATGCAGTTTATTGGTACCACCGTGCTGCCAGAGAGGGAACCACATCGCGAGCTTCGTGATCTACGTAAACAGGCCAAGTATCTCAAAAGGTGTAAAGACGACACGTGGAAATGTGGAACAAAGAGTACCTCAGAGGACTTCGAGAGCGACATAACTTGA